In Gordonia iterans, the following proteins share a genomic window:
- a CDS encoding neocarzinostatin apoprotein domain-containing protein has protein sequence MRPPGTRGTVRRLLPLLLAAAFAILTLTTGFASGAASAEPTAGPKLTVTPATDLATDDVVTVTGTGFARSTRLFVMETVTLPRTGVPVAHTGRKAVTTDRTGSFTAKITVKQRFAAVDCAETRCFVTAVTAAPHALLNPGQRASAPISFQGEPTLTVVPQRDLQRGDEVTVTGTGFARGSRLHVAQTVARPANGRPALHREPVTVTADAAGKFTARVTVAPMIKDVKCLEVGCFIAAYPVEPTAANRTNDAWTPISFDPSDRTTVEIEHPKIEQAETARIKITGAQPGDRYAVAVEGPGEFSAQPFVTADKDGNATILMMSNFDQEIGDYTVRLTTDRTGNETTTSFTVGTSAFTNPAQESGEEIANPQLLPGEWPTAAEPPPSKSLWSSPWTLGIGIAGILFLCVLGWFARDRPARR, from the coding sequence ATGCGCCCACCGGGCACCCGTGGCACCGTCCGTCGACTCCTCCCGTTGCTCCTCGCCGCGGCCTTCGCGATCCTCACGCTCACGACGGGCTTCGCATCCGGCGCCGCGTCCGCCGAGCCGACGGCCGGACCGAAGCTCACGGTGACGCCGGCGACCGACCTCGCGACCGACGACGTGGTGACCGTCACCGGCACCGGGTTCGCCCGCAGCACCAGACTCTTCGTGATGGAGACCGTCACCCTGCCCCGAACCGGCGTCCCGGTGGCGCACACAGGCCGCAAGGCGGTCACCACCGACCGCACCGGCTCGTTCACCGCCAAGATCACTGTTAAGCAGCGGTTCGCCGCCGTCGACTGCGCCGAGACCCGCTGCTTCGTCACCGCCGTCACCGCCGCCCCGCACGCCCTGCTCAACCCCGGGCAGCGGGCGTCGGCGCCGATCTCCTTCCAGGGCGAGCCCACGCTCACCGTCGTGCCGCAGCGCGACCTGCAGCGCGGCGACGAGGTCACAGTGACCGGCACCGGTTTCGCGCGGGGCAGTCGGCTGCATGTCGCACAGACCGTCGCCCGGCCGGCGAACGGCCGCCCGGCGCTGCACCGCGAACCGGTGACGGTCACCGCAGACGCGGCCGGCAAGTTCACCGCGCGCGTGACCGTGGCCCCGATGATCAAGGACGTCAAGTGCCTGGAGGTGGGCTGCTTCATCGCGGCCTACCCGGTCGAGCCGACCGCCGCGAATCGCACCAACGACGCCTGGACGCCGATCTCCTTCGACCCCTCGGACCGGACGACGGTCGAGATCGAGCACCCGAAGATCGAGCAGGCCGAGACGGCCCGCATCAAGATCACCGGCGCACAGCCGGGCGACCGCTACGCCGTCGCCGTCGAGGGTCCCGGCGAGTTCAGCGCACAGCCGTTCGTGACCGCGGATAAGGACGGCAACGCGACGATCCTGATGATGTCGAACTTCGATCAGGAGATCGGCGACTACACCGTCCGGCTGACCACCGACCGCACCGGCAACGAGACCACGACGTCGTTCACCGTCGGCACCAGCGCCTTCACGAATCCGGCACAGGAGTCCGGCGAGGAGATCGCGAATCCGCAGCTGCTGCCGGGTGAGTGGCCGACCGCCGCCGAGCCGCCGCCGAGCAAGAGCCTGTGGTCTTCTCCCTGGACCCTCGGGATCGGCATCGCCGGGATCCTGTTCCTGTGCGTGCTGGGCTGGTTCGCCCGCGACCGGCCTGCCCGCCGCTGA